The following are encoded together in the Glycine max cultivar Williams 82 chromosome 8, Glycine_max_v4.0, whole genome shotgun sequence genome:
- the LOC100805851 gene encoding protein FLX-like 1, producing MSGRNRGQPLPPPHAAGISPPLHDPLYGPRAHHHHHHHHHLVGPVPPHPHHLLEDFRDSQLGLGPTRGGSIPLHPAAAIIEERLAAQHQDIQGLLGDNQRLAATHVALKQELEAARHELQRVAHFRESLRADTEARMRELYDKAAQLEAELRGAEAARTELLQVRSDVKELTAVRQDLSGQVQAMTQDLARMTADAKRVPALRADVEAMKQELQCARAAIEYEKKGFAENYEHGQVMEKKLVAMAREMEKLRAEIANAEKRARAAAAAGNPGQGYNANYGTADVGYAGNPYPGIYGMNPVQPGVENFPQYGPGPAAWGAYDMQRVQGHR from the exons ATGTCGGGTAGAAACCGCGGACAACCCCTTCCTCCGCCGCACGCGGCGGGAATATCGCCGCCGCTCCACGATCCGCTGTACGGCCCGCGggcccaccaccaccaccatcatcatcatcatctagtGGGCCCCGTCCCGCCCCACCCCCACCACCTTCTAGAAGACTTCCGCGACTCGCAGCTAGGGCTGGGCCCAACGCGCGGCGGGTCCATCCCATTGCACCCGGCGGCGGCGATCATCGAGGAGCGCCTTGCCGCCCAGCATCAGGACATCCAGGGTCTGCTGGGCGACAACCAGCGCCTCGCCGCCACCCACGTTGCCCTCAAGCAGGAGCTCGAGGCCGCCCGCCACGAGCTCCAGCGCGTGGCGCACTTCCGCGAGTCGCTCCGGGCCGATACCGAGGCCCGCATGCGCGAGCTCTACGACAAGGCGGCCCAGCTCGAGGCCGAGCTTCGTGGCGCTGAGGCCGCCCGCACCGAGCTCCTCCAGGTCCGCTCCGACGTCAAGGAGCTCACCGCCGTCCGCCAGGACCTGTCCGGACAGGTGCAGGCCATGACGCAGGACTTGGCCCGCATGACCGCAGACGCGAAACGGGTTCCGGCGCTGAGGGCTGATGTTGAGGCCATGAAACAAGAGTTGCAGTGTGCAAG GGCTGCCATTGAGTATGAGAAGAAGGGATTTGCAGAAAACTATGAACATGGTCAAGTGATGGAGAAGAAATTGGTTGCGATGGCTCGGGAGATGGAGAAGCTTCGTGCGGAGATTGCCAATGCAGAGAAAAGAGCACGGGCTGCTGCAGCGGCTGGGAATCCAG GTCAAGGGTATAATGCAAATTATGGCACTGCTGATGTTGGATATGCTGGAAATCCTTACCCTGGCATTTATGGCATGAATCCA GTACAGCCTGGAGTGGAGAATTTTCCTCAGTATGGACCTGGGCCTGCTGCTTGGGGCGCATATGACATGCAGCGAGTTCAAGGACACCGATAA